A stretch of the Rhizomicrobium sp. genome encodes the following:
- a CDS encoding aldehyde dehydrogenase (NADP(+)) — MPIAGDILIGFGRVSSPQHFHAVDAARGGILEPAFSIAGPQHVERACALAAAAFDPYRQSDLATRARFLELCGENLMALGDALLDRASRETALPRARLEGERARTVGQLRLFADVVRQGDWLGLRIDPAQPERKPLPRADLRQRKIPLGPVAVFGASNFPLAFSAAGGDTASALAAGCPVIVKAHPAHPGTSELAASAIVDAARACGLPDGVFSHLAGPSNELGAALVADPRIKAVGFTGSRAGGLALTRLAAARAEPIPVYAEMSSVNPVLLFPAALKVRAEAIATGFVASLTLGVGQFCTNPGLVLVLESPDLDRFVAAATEALAKSAAGTMLTQAICASYQAGVGRLRDHAGVAHIAAGPASDGKGLAGGALFQTSARDFLASHVLGEEVFGPASLIVRCRDIDELATVVARLDGQLTATLHADAEDHALASRLLPLLERKVGRILFNGWPTGVEVSPAMVHGGPFPATSDSRATSVGTLAIERFLRPVCYQDVPDAVLPAELRRDDKAGFRRMVDGRYEAKV, encoded by the coding sequence ATGCCCATCGCCGGCGACATCCTGATCGGCTTCGGCCGCGTCTCTTCCCCACAGCATTTCCATGCGGTGGATGCGGCGCGTGGCGGCATATTGGAGCCGGCCTTCAGCATCGCCGGCCCGCAGCATGTCGAACGGGCCTGTGCGCTGGCCGCCGCGGCGTTCGATCCCTATCGCCAGTCCGATCTGGCGACGCGTGCCCGTTTTCTCGAACTCTGCGGCGAGAATCTCATGGCGCTGGGCGACGCGCTGCTGGATCGGGCGAGCCGCGAGACCGCCCTGCCCCGCGCCCGGCTCGAAGGCGAGCGCGCCCGCACGGTCGGACAGCTCCGCCTGTTCGCCGACGTGGTGCGGCAGGGCGACTGGCTCGGCCTGCGGATCGACCCGGCACAGCCGGAGCGCAAGCCGCTGCCCCGTGCCGACCTGCGGCAGCGCAAGATACCGCTCGGCCCCGTCGCCGTGTTCGGCGCGAGCAACTTCCCGCTGGCCTTCTCGGCGGCCGGCGGCGACACCGCCTCGGCCCTCGCCGCCGGCTGCCCGGTGATCGTCAAGGCGCATCCCGCGCATCCGGGCACGTCGGAGCTTGCAGCATCCGCCATCGTCGATGCGGCGCGCGCCTGCGGCCTGCCCGACGGCGTCTTCTCGCATCTTGCCGGGCCGTCGAACGAACTCGGTGCCGCCCTGGTCGCCGATCCCCGCATCAAGGCGGTGGGCTTCACGGGCTCGCGCGCCGGCGGCCTTGCGCTGACCAGGCTCGCCGCGGCGCGGGCCGAGCCGATCCCGGTCTATGCCGAGATGAGCAGCGTCAATCCCGTCCTTCTCTTTCCCGCCGCGTTGAAGGTCCGGGCCGAAGCGATCGCGACCGGCTTCGTGGCATCGCTGACGCTCGGCGTCGGCCAATTCTGCACCAATCCCGGCCTCGTCCTGGTCCTCGAAAGTCCGGATCTCGACCGGTTCGTGGCCGCGGCGACCGAGGCGCTGGCAAAATCCGCGGCCGGAACCATGCTGACCCAGGCGATCTGTGCGAGCTATCAGGCCGGGGTCGGGCGACTGAGAGATCATGCCGGCGTCGCGCATATCGCGGCCGGTCCCGCGTCGGATGGAAAGGGCCTCGCCGGCGGCGCGCTGTTCCAGACCAGCGCGCGCGATTTCCTGGCCAGCCATGTGCTCGGTGAAGAGGTTTTCGGGCCGGCCTCGCTGATCGTTCGCTGCCGTGACATCGACGAGCTGGCGACGGTCGTCGCGCGGCTCGACGGACAGCTGACCGCCACGCTCCACGCCGATGCGGAGGATCACGCGCTGGCGTCGCGCCTGCTGCCGCTGCTGGAGCGCAAGGTCGGGCGCATCCTGTTCAACGGCTGGCCGACCGGCGTCGAAGTGTCGCCCGCCATGGTCCATGGCGGACCGTTTCCCGCGACCTCGGATTCGCGCGCCACTTCGGTGGGCACGCTCGCGATCGAGCGGTTCCTGCGCCCCGTCTGCTACCAGGATGTCCCGGACGCAGTGCTGCCGGCGGAATTGCGCCGCGACGACAAGGCGGGATTCCGGCGGATGGTCGACGGAAGATACGAAGCGAAGGTCTGA
- the araD1 gene encoding AraD1 family protein, with the protein MRLVQMLDANGDRMVVADDGARARRVKDATSTYALANAAIDRDATLADVVAKAGYGDDVDLEASLAGGRILAPIDHPDSARVLLTGTGLTHLGSADARDRMHAKAQSADATDSMKMFRMGLEGGKPATGAGVQPEWFYKGDGTSLIAPEKPLASPDFALDGGEEPELAGIYVIGRDGTPFRLGFALANEFSDHVTERTNYLYLAHSKLRPASLGPELLVGEPPADIRGTAKITRGGETIWEKPFLTGEANMSHHLRNLEHHHFKYALFRRPGDIHVHFFGTATLSFADGVKAQPGDVFEISAAPFRLPLRNPLEIVAAPPSGVRSL; encoded by the coding sequence ATGCGGCTGGTGCAGATGCTGGATGCGAATGGCGATCGGATGGTGGTCGCCGACGATGGCGCAAGAGCCAGGCGCGTGAAGGATGCGACAAGCACCTATGCGCTGGCGAACGCGGCCATCGATCGCGATGCCACCCTCGCGGATGTCGTCGCGAAAGCCGGATATGGCGACGACGTCGACCTCGAGGCGTCGCTGGCCGGCGGCCGCATCCTGGCGCCGATCGATCATCCCGACAGCGCCCGCGTTCTCCTGACCGGGACCGGCCTCACCCATCTGGGTTCGGCAGATGCCCGCGACCGGATGCACGCCAAGGCGCAATCCGCCGACGCGACGGATTCGATGAAGATGTTCCGCATGGGGCTCGAAGGCGGCAAGCCCGCGACCGGCGCCGGCGTGCAGCCCGAATGGTTCTACAAAGGCGACGGCACGAGCCTCATCGCGCCGGAAAAGCCGCTTGCCTCACCCGACTTCGCGCTCGACGGCGGCGAGGAGCCGGAGCTGGCGGGCATCTACGTCATCGGCCGCGACGGCACGCCGTTCCGCCTCGGCTTCGCGCTGGCGAACGAATTCTCCGACCACGTCACCGAGCGCACGAACTATCTCTATCTCGCCCATTCCAAGCTGCGCCCCGCGTCGCTCGGACCGGAGTTGCTTGTCGGCGAGCCGCCGGCGGATATCCGCGGCACGGCGAAGATCACGCGCGGCGGCGAGACGATCTGGGAGAAGCCGTTCCTGACGGGCGAGGCGAACATGTCGCATCACCTGCGCAATCTCGAGCACCATCACTTCAAATATGCGCTGTTCCGCCGGCCGGGCGACATCCATGTGCATTTCTTCGGCACGGCGACGCTGTCCTTCGCCGACGGCGTGAAGGCGCAGCCGGGAGACGTCTTCGAGATTTCGGCGGCGCCGTTTCGTCTTCCGCTGCGCAATCCGCTGGAGATCGTGGCCGCGCCGCCGAGCGGCGTGCGAAGCCTGTGA